In the Gammaproteobacteria bacterium genome, GTTCGAAGGAAAGCTTGTAGGAAAGAGCATGACTGGACACCACGCCAACAATCATGGTTTTTAAGCCTAGTGCATTTCTCGCGGCGATGGCAGCGCAGATTCCAGAGCCTTGACCGACTGGGACATAGATCACGTCAAGCTTAGGTTGCGCAGTAAAAAATTCGGTCCAATACGTCGCGACGCCACGAATCAGATCGGTATGCAGAGACGGCACCATATGCCAACCATGTTCTTGTGAGAGTGCCATGGCATGTTCACGGCTTTCTTGAAAGTCCTCACCAAATTCGATGAGCGTCGCGCCGAGTGCTCGCATCGCGGCATTTTTTTCTCGGCTATTCCCTTTAGGTACGACGATGTGGCTCGATAGTCCATACGGCTGTGCCGCGAAAGCGATCGATTGACCGTGATTGCCACGCGTTGCGGAAACTATGCCTTCGAGTTGTGGTTCACGTTGCATCAACTCGTGCACATAGACGAGTCCACCGCGCACTTTGAAAGCGCCGGTTGGCGTATGGTTC is a window encoding:
- a CDS encoding threonine dehydratase, coding for MTFNLPTKSELESAAAIVYARLAPTPQYAWPLLCEALGTEIWLKHENHTPTGAFKVRGGLVYVHELMQREPQLEGIVSATRGNHGQSIAFAAQPYGLSSHIVVPKGNSREKNAAMRALGATLIEFGEDFQESREHAMALSQEHGWHMVPSLHTDLIRGVATYWTEFFTAQPKLDVIYVPVGQGSGICAAIAARNALGLKTMIVGVVSSHALSYKLSFEQNAIIESPVSTLLADGMACRKPDAWALQVMRDDDRTGLVFLLYVN